The following proteins are co-located in the bacterium genome:
- a CDS encoding sigma-54-dependent Fis family transcriptional regulator yields the protein MARILVVDDDDGVRTFLAEALEADGHAVRQAASGEEAVRRLDAEGFHVLITDLRMPGMDGLALVRKARAEQPELEIVVLTAHGTVETAIEAMKLGAFDYLQKPVESPASLRLLVARAVERRTLRDRREEDERAHGDAVRLTWGDPAMVAVEEALRKVARTDATVLLLGESGVGKEVAARAVHAWSERAAGPFVAINCAALAETLLESELFGHEKGAFTGATARRRGRIELAEGGTFFLDEVGELKPELQAKLLRVLQERRFERVGGGQTIAANVRWIAATNRDLRAMLAAGRFRDDLYHRLAVFPVRLPPLRERRRDLLPLAEALLARIARELGRRPPALAAATRERLVAAPWPGNVRELGNALERAVILADGAPELRPEHLVLEPPPADAPPAAAQSLAALERDAIARALADTGGNRKDAAVRLGIGLRTLYEKLKRYGLG from the coding sequence ATGGCCCGCATCCTGGTGGTCGACGACGACGACGGCGTCCGCACCTTCCTCGCCGAGGCGCTGGAGGCCGACGGCCACGCGGTCCGCCAGGCGGCGTCGGGGGAGGAGGCCGTCCGGCGGCTCGACGCCGAGGGCTTCCACGTCCTCATCACCGATCTGCGCATGCCGGGGATGGACGGCCTCGCACTGGTGCGCAAGGCGCGCGCCGAGCAGCCCGAGCTGGAGATCGTCGTGCTCACCGCGCACGGCACGGTCGAGACCGCGATCGAGGCGATGAAGCTCGGCGCCTTCGACTACCTCCAGAAGCCGGTGGAGAGCCCGGCGTCGCTGCGCCTCCTCGTCGCCCGCGCGGTCGAGCGGCGTACGCTGCGCGACCGGCGCGAGGAGGACGAGCGCGCGCACGGCGACGCCGTTCGCCTCACCTGGGGGGACCCGGCGATGGTCGCGGTGGAGGAGGCCCTGCGCAAGGTGGCGCGGACCGACGCGACCGTGCTGCTGCTCGGCGAGAGCGGCGTCGGCAAGGAGGTCGCCGCGCGCGCCGTGCACGCCTGGAGCGAGCGTGCGGCGGGGCCGTTCGTGGCCATCAACTGCGCGGCGCTCGCCGAGACGCTGCTCGAGAGCGAGCTGTTCGGCCACGAGAAAGGCGCCTTCACCGGCGCGACCGCGCGCCGTCGCGGACGCATCGAGCTGGCCGAGGGCGGCACGTTCTTCCTCGACGAGGTGGGCGAGCTCAAGCCCGAGCTGCAGGCGAAGCTGCTGCGCGTCCTCCAGGAGCGGCGCTTCGAGCGCGTCGGCGGGGGGCAGACGATCGCCGCCAACGTGCGCTGGATCGCGGCGACGAACCGCGACCTCCGCGCCATGCTCGCCGCGGGCCGCTTCCGCGACGACCTCTATCACCGGCTCGCGGTCTTTCCGGTCCGCCTGCCGCCGCTGCGCGAGCGGCGCCGGGACCTGCTGCCGCTCGCCGAGGCGCTGCTCGCGCGCATCGCCCGCGAGCTGGGCCGCCGCCCGCCGGCGCTGGCGGCGGCGACGCGCGAGCGCCTCGTCGCCGCGCCCTGGCCGGGCAACGTGCGCGAGCTCGGCAATGCGCTCGAGCGCGCCGTGATCCTCGCCGACGGCGCCCCCGAGCTGCGACCCGAGCACCTCGTCCTCGAGCCGCCTCCGGCCGACGCACCGCCGGCGGCGGCGCAGTCGCTCGCCGCGCTCGAGCGCGACGCCATCGCGCGCGCCCTCGCCGACACCGGCGGCAACCGCAAGGACGCGGCCGTGCGCCTCGGCATCGGCCTGCGCACCCTGTACGAGAAGCTGAAGCGCTACGGGCTCGGCTGA
- a CDS encoding two-component sensor histidine kinase, whose protein sequence is MSAAPPSDASRSLRRVRWAQVLVYAVLALALVGSAVQSWVGVHRVRAEVSAGQGRRLLHALRRGFLDGRVPSAEQLARQVRRHEDLGLRCIAVRGTPPLMAGDCRLDAAAVTRLFATTPPATVHQLGPRVAMVAPPPMRHRMRLRPPLPAAPLLLVVYEPAEANALARSVRRSLFVSLAAVVALVFATVVLWRLTRRAELLQDAAERDRRLVTLGEMSAVLAHEIRNPLAALKGHAQLLQERLADGSPEHEKAARVVREARRLEDLTEDLLRFVRAPQIEPAPADPAALLAEATRSVDAERIRLDTTRAPHLWRLDAARIQQMLVNLLRNAVEASPADAPVEACVEAADAGLVFTVRDHGAGLPGGDPSRLFEPFYTTRVHGTGLGLAVARRIVELHAGTITARTHPEGGGELRVVLPA, encoded by the coding sequence ATGTCTGCCGCGCCGCCGTCCGATGCCAGCCGCTCCCTGCGCCGCGTGCGCTGGGCGCAGGTGCTCGTCTACGCCGTGCTGGCGCTCGCGCTCGTCGGCTCGGCCGTGCAGAGCTGGGTCGGCGTCCATCGCGTGCGGGCGGAGGTGTCGGCGGGCCAGGGCCGTCGCCTGCTGCACGCGCTCCGTCGCGGATTCCTGGACGGGCGCGTGCCGTCCGCCGAGCAGCTCGCGCGCCAGGTGCGGCGGCACGAGGACCTCGGACTGCGCTGCATCGCCGTGCGCGGGACGCCGCCGCTCATGGCCGGCGACTGCCGGCTCGATGCGGCGGCGGTCACGCGTCTGTTCGCCACCACGCCGCCCGCTACGGTGCACCAGCTCGGGCCGCGCGTCGCGATGGTCGCGCCGCCGCCGATGCGGCATCGCATGCGGCTGCGCCCGCCGCTTCCGGCGGCACCGCTGCTGCTCGTCGTCTACGAGCCGGCGGAGGCGAATGCGCTCGCGCGCTCGGTGCGACGCAGCCTGTTCGTCTCGCTCGCCGCGGTGGTGGCGCTCGTCTTCGCGACCGTCGTCCTATGGCGCCTCACGCGGCGCGCCGAGCTGCTCCAGGACGCCGCCGAGCGTGACCGCCGGCTCGTGACGCTGGGCGAGATGTCGGCGGTCCTGGCGCACGAGATCCGCAACCCGCTCGCGGCGCTGAAGGGCCACGCGCAGCTGCTCCAGGAGCGCCTCGCCGACGGCAGCCCCGAGCACGAGAAGGCGGCGCGGGTGGTGCGCGAGGCCCGTCGCCTGGAAGACCTCACCGAGGATCTCCTGCGCTTCGTGCGCGCGCCGCAGATCGAGCCCGCCCCCGCCGACCCGGCCGCGCTCCTCGCCGAGGCGACGCGCAGCGTCGACGCCGAGCGCATCCGTCTCGACACGACGCGTGCGCCGCATCTGTGGCGGCTCGACGCCGCGCGCATCCAGCAGATGCTCGTGAACCTCCTGCGCAACGCGGTCGAGGCGTCGCCCGCGGACGCTCCCGTCGAGGCGTGCGTCGAGGCCGCCGACGCGGGCCTCGTCTTCACCGTGCGCGACCACGGGGCCGGGCTCCCCGGCGGCGACCCGAGCCGGCTCTTCGAGCCGTTCTACACCACCCGCGTCCACGGCACGGGCCTCGGCCTCGCGGTTGCGCGCCGCATCGTCGAGCTGCACGCTGGCACCATCACGGCGCGCACGCATCCCGAGGGCGGCGGCGAGCTGCGCGTCGTACTGCCCGCGTAG